Genomic segment of Sarcophilus harrisii chromosome 4, mSarHar1.11, whole genome shotgun sequence:
ATTCTCAAGTGTCACATATCATCTTCCTGTGTAGGTATGTAaaatcttaactttttaaaatatagtttttcctcttatttttttaactttcttattctttttctcatttcttgtaACCTAACCTCCCACAGAAAGCCTAAAGTGGAAATTATTCCTACTTACTCGAACAATTGCTTTAAGTATGAAAGTTCATTAATCTTTTCCagtattttaaactttttgataTAGCCTTTAGAAACTTTTCTGACTGGCTACATTTTAAATCCACAGAATCTACAAACAACACCAATAAAATGTAAGACAAAGATTTTTCTACATTTTACAAAGGCACAAGCATAGACAAAATTATAagacaaaccccaaaacaaactACAAAGAAGAAACCACTTTTAGATGAAAATGGGAAGAAACCATCATTTAAAGCGCCCAGCAAAAGCAAAAGTTCATCTGACcagaataagattttttaatgactagtcttattttctttaatttacaaTAATGTTAAGAGCCAAATTAGAACCAATATAAATTACCAGTTAAttctcttatatatttatatcagaaGTCACATAATTAAGCTTAAAGGAGTAAGTTAGAGTATTGACCCCAGCCTccttcttgattttaaaaaagaactggCTATGGCCTCCTGggcttctccctttcttttctcattttcagagTGAGAGGGGGCGACCTTTCCCAGGGAGGGGGAGATAAATCTTTTCTGAGAGGTGACTTGGTCCTAAACATGTGCAAATCCCTgtttattgttttaaatgaatgACACAGTTCTGCCTATCCTTCTAAAAGTTACGAATCTTCTCTTCTGCTTTTTCacccattcttttttaaattctgcttccTCAAGGAATCCAAGTTACAAGAGGCTTCTCATTTGGTGGTTTTGAGTAGCCAGATAGTAAAAGTATCCTAGTtggaatatttaattttcttgtcAGCTTCATGAAGACATTTCTTAAGGCACTTTATTTTATCCTGAACAAAAGATAGCCATATTAACGAACGGTGATAGGACAGAAATGTACATATAGAAGCAAGGACaggtaacaaagaataaaaagaacaaagtacaattcaataaaaagttttagGAGCGCTAAATTCAGAATAAATGGAATCTGCttaaggaaactaagaaaaacaaatattttttttttaaatctactggcagaaagatattttttaaaagtataggcTCTCTACATAGAACaccaaagaaataattaatgaatatccAGAAAGGGAAGTGGTAATTCCGAAAAACCCAACCTGGCATCACCACAAACTGGTCATGccaaattaatttcatttccccctttttttttttttttgacaggattactCAACTAATGCATGAGGGGAGTGAATTAGAATtagtttatctagattttagtaTTTTAGATTCCCAGTTATAGAACTTGTCAGATGCAGTTAGGTCTTTGTATAgttggaatttatttttcatatggaATGGATTAGATAATTATTGAGTTTCCTTTGAtctcttaaattctgtgattctatctATGGAGGAGTtgtatgtagagggctgaaactctggagaagtatatttgaaacaaggtgttaactcagtggagctgatgagatgatggttctctagttcacatatatactcagttcttagtatggtgatgtaatggttctctagttcacacatattcagtatgctgtaatgatgtaattgtactatgatatataagggctgagaaggactggaaataagacattctatttttgaccatcctcttggtggctctcctgcctcctgcactaagatcaaggctggtcctgaggtcttccagaaagctagcccaaacattacagtTGTAGAAAAGTTGACTTCATTTCTCTCCATCCTGACAGAAAGGATAGCTTCTTCCAAGTTACTCAGAACATTTGCTCAAAGCTTGGTCTTTGTGGCtactgcttattttatttttcatttagttttccATTTCTGATTAAATTCAGAGATGCCGAGATGGACCAGCCAATCTTCTAGACAGCCTTAAGAATTTACAAAGTTAGAGATTCTGTATCTTTTGATCAGAGCATCAGGGagtgttgttgtttgtttgtttgtttttccataaaaGAGGATATTACTGACAAGATGGTGGTCTCAGTCCCTGGCAGAATTTCCCAGAAGACATGCACAATAAGGGGGACTATAAAGAGTGaaggtgaaatgtaaaatgcttaTTCAACTGTTCTGAAAACTGCTTCATAAAGCCTACTCACactgggaatgggttcaataggcacaTTTATATGTAGTTAAACAGCACAATTACCCAAGATATTCTCCTGATACGATATCAACTCTTTGTGTCCTTTTGTGAAATATGACCTCCAGTGAAGTTTCCTCAGTAATACACTCTTAATTTTTTGCACAATATATACTACCATATATACTATAAAgggtatagcactctccaaaatctatttttaaaaaggggaggggaggaaagggtaCATGGGGAAataaagggtgagggaagaagacaagggagggatccttggatagggtaggttaagtaatagcaaggcaaattatggagaagaattaaaacaaagagtTAGGAAAGGACTCCTAGGATAGGAAaaagcatgtgtgtatgtatgtatatgtatatatctacatatgtatacataaatatatattttcttaagtaTAGCTTGCTTGAGGGTGAGGATGggggaataaaagagagaaaaagaacaaagtaaataaggtacacagcagagaaccaaagaacaatttaaaaggaagtaaagaaaaaaatggacattagtaaatataatttcttttactaatacacacacacacacacgaatgtgtgtgtgtgtgtgtgtgtgtgtacattcttcttgatctggtaatttgttatatattttgaatcctccctgatattttgCTTGGCATGTGACAATGTactcttttattttgctttattttgttttgtattccttttctgttttttttttcttactctattttttcaaataaaataaattttataaaaagaaaactgctTCATATTCTAATGTTTGTCTCAGTCTCCTGGCAGAATATAACAATTAGATGCTACTGTATCTTGttttatgtgcatttatatgcATTTTTAGTGCATTTTgtattaagcatttcttttggTTACCTGTCTCATACCTGATTTAGACtgaaaattgaaaccatttcttttCTGGGCAAAACCCAATCCTAAAGCTTTCAGCAGTTTTTCCAGGGTGGGAatataatgaaggaaagaagaaacaagcatttatatagcacctactatgtgcctggcactgtgttaagcactttttaaaaaatccaaaactcCCCTTAATGAACTAAAGAATATAAGAAAGGGAGTCCCTATCATTAGAGAACATATTTCCTCCAAGATTGAACTCAAATATTTTGTGCATTGGTACAGAATAGAAAAGTCCACAGTCTCTAGTCTCCTGGGTCAAGTAGCAGTTCTAATTGTTATGTTATACTTGCGGATCTCGTTATACTTATCAAACCTTGTCCTAACTGTGTGGAACAAAAAGTCACCAGAATCAAACATTTGGACTCTGAGTCAGAGATCAGAAAAGGTCTTTGtttttctcatgagaaagggcaCAGCTCTCATTGCTCAAACAGCTACAATCAGAGAGTGCAAAAAATTTAACAGAGAACAAAGCTATTTATACCTGAGCGGAGTCCTTATTTGCTGATAAGAGTTCACAATCTTCTTAACTAATGGATGCAAAGCAATATTAATCCTTCATCATCCTACTTATTCATAGCTATCTGTGGTCTATCAGATCACTATTTTCTACAAATCCTTATTATGCATTTCCTTTCACCAAATTTAGTGACTTTGCAACTTAAGATGAGGTAAATGCAAAAGGGAATTCCCTTTTTCATTTACCTCATCTTAAGTTGCAAAGCTGAGCATATTTAAGAGTGTATTACTGAGGAAACTTCACTGGAGGTCATATTTCACAAAAGGACACAAAGAGTTGATATCGTATCAGGAGAATATCTTGGGTAAttgtgctgtttaacattttctATCTATGATTTAGATACAAAAAAGTACTTTTATACTTTCATAtacttttttaaagataaatgaagACTGCTAGATCTGCCTTATTTTCTTACTGAATGACAAGCTGATTTGGATACCTTAGATAAAATTATAGGAGACATATTTATTAGATTTGCAGATGATAACAAAAATAGAGGTGAAGAGTCAACATAAATATGATGAAGAGTCAAAAATCCCAAAAGTTTGTGATATGCTGAAGCAAAGGTTCTTAATCTGAGGGGGGAagctgatttttttcatatatattttgataattatttcaatgtaattaattttgtttgtaatcCTATTTTTTGCTCATTCAAAAATATTGTGTTGAGAAGAAATTCATTGTACTGTTTGGACTGCTAGGGGAATATAAAAAAGGTAAGAATCCTTTGGCTAGAGAACTTAGATTGAATCTATTAGATTCAAGAAGAAATTCAATAAAGATAGATTGAAAgtgttaaatttgaatttaaaaaatcaaactttcTATGTATAGGATCTATAGATGTAATTAGAAagcaatttatataaaaaagaccTGTGATTTTAGTGGGTAGACTACAAACTTAATATGTAACAGTAGAATTGTTATTGCATTTAGCAGCAAAAGAGCTAATGTAATCTTGGGCTTCATTAAGAAAGACACAATAAAATTGCAGTCCCTTTGTATTGTGCCTAATTCAGACCAAGTAGATCAAGGTATTCACTCTTGCAGATGAGATAACCCAGCAGGTAAAAGGCATTGAGTCCATGtcacattaataaaaattaataaaaatcttgaTCTTTAGCCTGGAGAAGTGTATGTGATAGCTaagttcaagtatttgaagggtatCATATATCcatatggaaaaggaattggaGTAATTTGACCTGAGAGCAGTATCAATGGTAATAAGTGAATGTtgtaaagaggcaaatttaaaattgatatcagcaaaaaacttcctaatgattGGAGGTCAAGTGGTACCCTGGACTTAGAGGGGTTCTGCTTATCTGGAGAGCAGAGACTGAATGAACATCTATCGATTATGCTTCAGTGTAAATGGGGTATGAATTAGACTAAATGACAGCTGAGATTTCTTCCAACCCTCAAATTCAGCACCCtaaattctctttttgttcttcctattTTTGTATGActatgtatgtctatgtatgtatgacACTATGTTTGTATGACATTTTTGTGTGTCTATGACATTTTTGTATTACTGATTGCCACTGGGTGGCAGAGCTTCTCAACAGCAGATCTGGAAGCTAAGAATGATTTATATAAGGCCACAGTAAGTTGGTTTCAACACTTTGTGATCGTCAACGATGGaacattatatgctttttctctttttcttggcGGCCCTaactcaaactgagacctgggcaGGTGAGTAGAGTAATGTTAATCAGCTGTCTGAGAAATGGATTGTACCAGGATCAGGAACAGATGACTGGGTGGGAAAAGACCTTGCTGTCAAGAGTTTTTTATTCCCCATCTCAAAGAGGGGGCTCTAAGGAAAAGGGTCCTTATTCTCAAATAGAGTTTGACTGTGGAAAGGTGCTGGTtgtggtagtggtgatggtagttggcaatgaataaataaataaatgtgtcttAAATCCTCTTGCTGTTTTGGAAATGATTTTAGGGATCTCTGGTATGGTTTTTGCTAAGATTGAGGGAAAGGGATGAGAAAAGACAGGGCATTAAGGGTATGctagaatggagaaaggaagcaAGATTCCTGGGGAAAATAAGGGGTAAACAAATAGAAGTggtaagagagagggaagaaggagaatgcAACCTTGTCAGGAAGGAGagtcaaaggaaaataaattgtgtGGGGGGGGGAAGTGTTGATGAGTACTGGTGGACACAGGGGAGTTGGAAATTTGGTTGTTCTAAGACTTGAATCTTTGGGAAAGGAGAGGCTGGGGGAGGAGAACTACTGGAcacagaaaagacagagacaagcaGAAACAGAGAGGCACACCCAGAAAGAGATGGGAATTACACAGAGATtttgaagaaagataaagataaatgtgatttttttttttttttgaatcattggACAGCACTGGAATGTAGAAAAGGTGCTGGGGAAAGCTGGTCCTGGAAACTGAGCAGGGAGTGGCGGGATACTTGGACAGGAACAAGAGGTCTCCCTGGCAGAAAAGGGCAGAAAGGCAGGGTCcagatttatatgggtttatacTGGGATAACTGGGCCTTTGCAGTAAAATCTTCTAAAGACTGATGGGACCGGATTTAGAGGTGTGCAGTCACTGGAAGGCTGGTCCTGACCTGAGTCTGGGATAGATTTCTTTGTTATCCCCAATTCTTTCAGGCTGCCACACTATGAAGTATTTCGACACGATTGTGACCGGGCCCAGCCTGGGGTTGGAGGAACGGTGGTTCATGACTGTAGGCTACGTAGATGATCAGCAGTTTGTGCGCTTTCACAACAGCAGTGGAAGTCAGATCACCGAGCCCAGGGCACCGTGGATAGAGTTGGAGACACCGGACTACTGGGAGCGTGAAACGCGACACTTAAAGGACTCACAGCACTGCCCAATGAGCCTACAAAATCTGCACTTCAATTACAATCAGAGTGATGACGGCGGTGAGTGATTTTGGGAGCCCTGGGTCACACTTTCAGTCTGATGTAGTCTGACCACTATTCCAGAGAGTAAGAGGAGAGAAGGGCGGGGGCCGGGGCAAATCCCCGGACTCTATAAAACTCTGTTAAGTTGAGCCATCAAACAGAGATGGCCCTGTCCATCCTGACAGATGGCCCTGTCCTTGTGAGGCGGCTAACTGAAATGCTGGGACGGGCCAGGGGTTCACACGTTACAGCGCATGTACGGCTGCGAGGTTTTCCCCAACGGGAGTTTCAGCACATTTTTCCTACGTTATGGCTACGATGGACAAGACAAACTCTCCCTGGATCCAGAGACTGTAATCTGGATAGCGTCGGATCAAGTGGCTCTAAACCTCAAGCTTAAACTGGAGACTGATCGGAGTTTAGCGGAGAGATGGGAGGTCTATCTGAAGGAGACATGTGTGCAGGAGCTGTTGAGACatctggagaaagggaaaaaaacgcTGCTGCGAACAGGTACAGTTTAGACTTCCTGCTTTCTCTAATTGAAGTTTCTTCTTTTGGAGGCCGGGCTGGTTCTCAGTTTCAATCTCCTTGAGATGGGTCTTCAGCTTTTGTCAGTTTCACCTAGACCAGGAGTAGCCTCTTGTTCTTGATTCCCCTGGACGTTAGGGCAAGTTCAAATGTACAGGACATGGCTGTACAACTTTCCCCAGTGTTCTGTCTTTCTATGTGCTGCTGGAAGAGATTTGGCTTTTTAGGCCTAACAGCATGAACCTGAACATTCTTCTTACCATTACCCCCTAGATCCTCCTTCGGTAAGAGTGACCCGTCATATCACCTCTGACCGGGAAGTGTTCCTAAAGTGCAGAGCTTGGGGCTTTTATCCTTCTGAAATCTCAATAATTTGGTTGAAAGATGGAGAAGAACAAATCCAAGACACAGAGTACATTGAGACCAGACCTGGGGGAGATGGGACCTTTCAGAAATGGGCAGCTGTTGAGATGCCctttagaaatgaagagaaatatacCTGCCTGATACAGCATGAAGGACTGCCTGCACCACTCTCCTTGAAATGGGGTAAGGATGTGAGATGTGACTGAGGATACTCTCACCATCAAGCTCTCACCAGCTTCCAACATAGGAGATATTTGGTGGAGGTAGAAGAGACAAAGGGACATCAGAACTCAGCTCAGATAGGAATCAgggtctttctctgttttcttttagaGCCACAGTCAACATCCAATGGGCTTTTTATGGGAATCATTGCTGctgtcctcctcctcttcactgcagttgttgctggagttgtgatcTGGAAGAAATCCACTTTAGGTAGGATGACTAAAAGGGGCTTAATAAGGAAGAAGCAGTTCAGAAATTCTGAGTTCCTTCAGCCTAGTCTGTCCTTCTTCATCAGATCTTCTACTCTAATATAAGGAAGATATTGAGAATAATACAGTCTCTGGGACTGTAGACAACAAACCAGaaaaggaacattaaaaaaatagaatcatgTCTTTAGTGTTACCAGACTGGATGAGAGGAGTAACTACTTGAGTTCAGACCAGAAATACCTACAGCAATATAGGTCAGAGGAAAAGGAATCTATTCAGCAACTAGGAATTTACGTACTAAAGTTGGAAACCAATCCATGttctacacagctgccaaagtgattttcctaaaagatAGGTCTGATTATATCAACTTCTTTCTTAATAAACTCCAGGGGCTCCCTTTTACTTTCAGGATCCAACATAAAGTCATCTACTTGCTATTTAAAGCTCTTTAGAGCTAAATACTCCTTATTGCCTTTGGACATTTTCCTGCCCTCAAAGCACTCTGGGATCCAACAAATTCACCTTTCTGTTCTTCATGCATGAtactccatttcctttcctatgTCTTTTCCCTTGCTGCCATTCATTCCTGAAATGTTTTCCAAcctctcttcatttttgatatttctaGCTTTCTTTAAGACTCAATTAATGTAGGaagtttctctcttctctgaattcatcttgtatgtatttatttatttgccattccttgagagcagggtcatttttacctttcttctaAAATAATCAGTATTATAGGAAGCCAGGTGgtaaaatggatagagtaccagccctgaagtcaggaagatctgagttcaaatctggtctcagacacttaacacttcctagctgtgtgaccctgggcaagtcacttaacctcaattgcctcaggaaaaaaaaaagaaaaaaattaagtattaaataaatattgttgattGGTTCTTGCTGGGTCCTTATTCTGCCCAAGTTAAGGGGATATATGTGTTAGGAGGGGTGAGAATGGGAGTCATTGTCATCTGACAATTATAGGAACTTGTCTTGAATACAATGACTTCAAAGATAGACAAAAGAATATTTGAAGCctcattatgtatgtatgtactatATGTACAATGCATATATCTACGCATCTGTATcacatgtgtgtatagatatgtttatatccctgcatacatgtgtatattcatgcatatatagatatgtgcatatatgtgtgttatacatatatacatgcatgcatatacatatatgtgtatgtgtgtgtgtgtatacacatacacacatatttccccctctcttccaggtggaaaaggaaggaattatgCTTTGACTTCAGGTAAGTGAAGAATTGCCACAGGGGTATAAGAAATGAACTGGTCAAAAATAACCCTTAGAACATGAAAAATGGGACCTGAGAGGAGAGGCTATCactttggtttcattttttaGCACACTCCTGTTCTAAGTAAGAGGTTCCTGAATGGATTTTCTTTATCGTGTCTCTAGAGATTGACAGTGCTCAGGGATCAGATGTGTCTCTTACAGCAAGAGGTGAGATGTTTTGGTGAATCTTGGTGTGGTTGCAAATGTAGTGAAAATAAAGTATGAGGGTGGTTGGGGTGAGGAGTGCCCTGATTCTCAGAATAGAGATAGAATGCCTAGGATAATGAAGGGCTAAAGGTGACTTTTCTAATGTCATATGTTAATTTTGTTTCCCTCATTCAGGCTGAGGAAGCTGTCCCATatgaaatgattttcctgaaCCAGTTCTCTTGATCTCCCttctccaaattctctctcctacATGAGTTGCTGTCATCATGGCTGTACTAGCCAAACCTCATTGGGAACATCAGTGCCCCCATCCTGTTATCTgctctcttcctctttcacttGCCTTCTTTCTGTCAGAAATTAGAGTGGTGGCAGAAAATTTTTAGAATCCCCACCTCCTTCTCTCCATGATGTTGTACtgaactctgattttttttcttgctgtttctttACTGGGGGAAAATGTGtacagatttatttttcttcaggtcCATATTTCAAACattattataaagtggtaatcatcaaaacaatctagtactgtgtaaaaaataaatgatggatcaatccaatatattaaattcATAATACATAGCACTAATAAAACCTTAAATCCAAGTTTTTGGAACAATAattcatcatttgaaaaaattgctagaaaaactagaaagcagttggAAAGAAACTAGGCAAATATCAATATTTCATACTGTATACCAAAAGATGGTCAAAATGAACAAATGATTTAGGCATGAAAGGTAATATAAGTAAATTAAGGGCACATGGAAAAATTTATTGGTCAAATCtatggataaaaagaaaggtcttATTACTAAATAAAAGgtagagagaattatgggaaataaaatggataaatttgtttacatgaaatttaagtttttgtacaaacaaaactaatacagtcacaattaaaaggaaaggaggaaattggAAAAACTTTATAAGTTTcattgataaaggcctcatttcttaactaGAGTATccagacaaatttataaaaataagagccattactcaattaataaatggtcaaaagatatgaacaggaagtcaataaatgaagaaattaaaattatttatagtcatttgaaaaaatgctctaaattactattgattagagaaatgcaaattaaactatCTCCAAGATACCCCTCCCACTTATCaaattgactaacatgacagaaagggaaaatgacaaattctggaggAGATATAGAAAAATAGGGATACTAagatattgttggtggagttgtgaattggttcaaccattttggaaagcattttgaaactatgcccaaagtgctataaaactatgcataccctttaaccccagtaataccactactaagtctgtatcccaagaagattaaaggggaaaggatctatttgtacaaaaatatttgtagtaactctctttgtaatggcaaagaattgaaaattgaggtgatgctcatcaattggagaatggctgaacaagttatagtttatgattgtgatagaataccgTTGTACTATAGTATTATAAGACATGATGAGGAtggtatcaaaaaaaaaacaaacatgaaaagattaaatgaactgatgcaaaatgaagtgagcatatccaggagaccattgtacataataacaagaaTGCTGTAATGATGATCAAATGTAAAAGAGTTAGCTACTCCGATTAAGACaataattcaaaacaattccaaaggacacatgttgaaaaatgctatccatctccagagagagacagagaggagagagagagagagagagagagagagagagagagagagagagagcgctgaTGAAATCTGAGCACAGAttgcaaaaatttttttacctttgtgtttcttacttttttgtgtttttttttttacaatatggctaatatggaaataagttttgcatgacttcatatgtgtaACTGATACATTATAGGACTTCTCAGGAGGTGGGGGAGGAactggaaagaagaagagaatttgaaactcaaattttcaaaattgaatcttaaaaattaaaaaatgtatttggaaaatatttaatggaataaataaaaatttgaaaagcaaaagaaaattaagacttgAAGAGTTTTAAGAATTGTCATTTACTGTGCTAATCCTGTGGTGATAGATCTGTACAGACTGGTTTAGGAAGGAAAtatgagagaatgagaataaagagagtaaataaataaagtgactCCCTTGTACATAGgaaatcatcaaacatttattttgataaatatctcCCCATATAGTCTTATGGTTTCACATATGGCATAACTGATTTATTACAGTAATTCAAAAGATCACAGGTCACAACTTGATAGGTCATAAAGCATGAAATCAAACATATCCCTAAAGCCAGAAAGACCTCCAGAAACTGTATAGTTTAacttattcatttaacaaatggtAGAACTAAACCtaggcaactctgaggtaccacctcacacctatcagattggataagatgacagcaaaagattatgataaatgcaaaattaaatgcaggaaggcagacacagtaaatactttcttttcagatcactatgcaataaaaactacattcagcaaaaagttaggggtaaatagaccaaaaagtaattggaaactaaatgatctcatcttaaagaatgattgggtgaaacagcaaattatagacacaataatttcatccaagataatgacaatgatgagacagcataccaaaatttgttagatgcagtcaaagcagtaataaggagaaattttatgtctttagaggcttacttgaataaaatagagaaagaggagatcaatgaattgggcttgcaacttaaaaagctagaaaaagaaaaaaccccaatcaaatactaaacttgaaattcaaaaattaaaaggagaaattaataatattgaaagtaaaaaaaactattgaattaataaataaaactaagaattggttttatgaaaaaaaataaataaaatagataaatctttggtaaatctgattagaaaaaggaaagaggaaaatcaaattgttagttttaaaaatgaaaagggagaactttgcatcaatgaagaggaaattagagcaaaaggagttattttgcccaactttatgccaataaatttgataacctaagtgaaatggatgattacctctaaaaatataggcttctcagattaacagaggaggaagtaaattgcttaaatagtcccatctcagaaaaagaaatagaacaagctattaatcaactccctaagaaaaaattcccaggacgagatggatttacatgtgaattcgaccaaacatttaaagaacaattagccccaatgctatataaactatttgaaaaaaatagggaatgaaggagtcctatcaaattccttttatgacacagatatggtactgatacctaaaccaggtagggtgaaaacagagaaagaaaattatagaccaatctccctaatgaatattgatattaacaaaaagaa
This window contains:
- the LOC100928906 gene encoding class I histocompatibility antigen, Gogo-OKO alpha chain encodes the protein MEHYMLFLFFLAALTQTETWAGCHTMKYFDTIVTGPSLGLEERWFMTVGYVDDQQFVRFHNSSGSQITEPRAPWIELETPDYWERETRHLKDSQHCPMSLQNLHFNYNQSDDGGVHTLQRMYGCEVFPNGSFSTFFLRYGYDGQDKLSLDPETVIWIASDQVALNLKLKLETDRSLAERWEVYLKETCVQELLRHLEKGKKTLLRTDPPSVRVTRHITSDREVFLKCRAWGFYPSEISIIWLKDGEEQIQDTEYIETRPGGDGTFQKWAAVEMPFRNEEKYTCLIQHEGLPAPLSLKWEPQSTSNGLFMGIIAAVLLLFTAVVAGVVIWKKSTLGGKGRNYALTSEIDSAQGSDVSLTARG